In a genomic window of Wyeomyia smithii strain HCP4-BCI-WySm-NY-G18 chromosome 1, ASM2978416v1, whole genome shotgun sequence:
- the LOC129717310 gene encoding uncharacterized protein LOC129717310 has product MSALRQRFWPIRLRNLARNVVHQCITCFRCKPTVSDQLMADLPPARVSPTLPFLNAGVDFCRPFHLKPPHRKAAPQKCYVAVFVCMSTKAVHLELVSDLSADSFLASLKRFTARRGIPKSIFSDNATNFVGTHRILNEFAQLFRSQQTREHVANLCSNQGIQFQFIPPRSPHFGGLWEAAVKSLKTHLYRTLKTALVTTEQMLTLLSQVEACLHSRPLTPMSNHPDDMDVLTPGHFLVHRPLTAIPEPSYEEIPANRLSQWQTIQEYLRRLWKRWSTEYLSGLQQRTRWTHERDNIRIGTMVLLREDNLPPMKWRFGRVLEVFPGRDGHIRVIKIQTKDGLVTRSDLSTHNRWSRNTDAEGHFDQWAPRRPVPHPIQPAKKTENAYLNSGRNRQLFLFY; this is encoded by the coding sequence ATGTCAGCACTGCGTCAAAGATTTTGGCCAATTCGACTTCGCAATCTTGCTCGAAATGTAGTGCATCAATGCATCACTTGCTTTCGATGCAAACCCACCGTATCAGACCAACTTATGGCAGATCTTCCGCCAGCTCGTGTGTCTCCTACACTTCCATTCCTGAATGCAGGTGTGGATTTCTGTCGCCCCTTCCATTTGAAGCCACCTCATCGAAAGGCTGCCCCACAAAAATGCTATGTAGCAGTATTCGTCTGCATGTCAACGAAGGCCGTACATTTAGAGCTCGTTAGCGATCTTTCGGCTGATTCGTTTCTCGCATCACTAAAACGATTTACGGCAAGGCGAGGGATTCCAAAATCCATTTTCAGCGACAACGCCACCAACTTTGTCGGTACTCATCGCATTTTGAACGAATTTGCCCAACTGTTCCGTTCACAACAAACTCGAGAGCATGTAGCCAACCTGTGCTCGAATCAGGGCATTCAGTTCCAGTTCATACCACCAAGATCACCTCATTTCGGAGGACTGTGGGAGGCTGCTGTAAAGTCTCTCAAAACCCATCTCTACCGAACCCTCAAGACTGCACTCGTAACAACCGAGCAAATGCTGACGCTTCTGAGTCAAGTGGAAGCATGTTTACACTCCAGACCGTTGACGCCTATGAGTAATCATCCCGATGATATGGACGTTTTGACGCCTGGCCACTTTTTGGTACACCGCCCTCTAACAGCCATCCCGGAACCATCATATGAGGAAATACCAGCTAATCGATTGTCACAGTGGCAAACCATTCAAGAATATCTGCGTCGCCTGTGGAAACGTTGGTCCACCGAATATCTCTCTGGTCTTCAACAGAGAACGCGGTGGACCCATGAACGAGATAATATCCGAATTGGAACGATGGTGTTACTGCGAGAAGACAATTTGCCACCCATGAAGTGGAGATTCGGTCGCGTGCTAGAAGTTTTTCCTGGAAGGGACGGCCACATTAGAGTCATCAAAATTCAGACCAAGGACGGCTTGGTAACGAGATCCGACCTATCAACCCACAACCGTTGGTCGAGGAACACCGATGCAGAAGGACATTTCGATCAGTGGGCCCCGAGACGACCTGTACCGCATCCGATACAACCGGCGAAGAAAACCGAGAACGCATACCTCAACTCAGGCAGAAACCGACAATTATTCCTATTCTACTGA
- the LOC129719097 gene encoding uncharacterized protein LOC129719097, which yields MSEREDNIPKMQKTNLVYSVPCGACPDKEYVGQTSQTLEKRLAQHRYDVRRQTTTTGLAQHAIENGHEFDFSRTRILEQITREQSRISAEALHIKLSGNRSVNLQRDALGFSNTYIGMVKKLREVYENKNQPADRQRAQNENG from the exons ATGTCTGAGCGAGAAG ACAACAtaccaaaaatgcaaaaaactaACTTGGTATATAGCGTACCATGTGGAGCATGTCCAGACAAGGAATACGTGGGGCAAACTTCACAAACGCTGGAAAAGCGCCTCGCCCAACATCGATATGACGTACGGAGACAAACAACTACAACAGGCTTAGCGCAACACGCAATAGAGAACGGACACGAGTTCGATTTCTCCCGCACTCGAATACTAGAGCAGATTACCAGAGAGCAAAGCAGAATATCGGCGGAGGCTCTCCACATTAAACTGAGCGGGAACAGATCAGTGAATCTACAACGCGATGCACTGGGGTTCTCCAATACATACATTGGCATGGTTAAAAAACTCAGAGAGGTGTACGAGAACAAAAATCAACCTGCTGATCGACAACGCGCGCAAAATGAGAATGGATAG